A segment of the bacterium genome:
TGACGACGACCTGCTGGTCGTCTACGCCACCGGCCACGGCCAAAGCGACGGCGAAGGCTGCATCGCCTTGCCGAAAAAAAGCTGTCTTCCCTTTCAAAAGCTTCAAGCGGAGCTGGAAAAACTTTCCTACGGCCGTCGCATCGTCGTGATGGACAATTGCTTCTCCGGGAACGGGCTTCGCCTCTTCGCCAACTCCAAGACCAGCGTCGTCACTCAAGGCTCGCCCGGCGAAACGGTGAGCTGCCAAACCTTCAGCCCCTTTTTCTGGAGCGAAGACGTGAAAGACGCCGACGGCGACGGCAAAATCAGCGTCCAAGAGCGCTACGCCTTCGCCTTGGACCAAGGCCGGACAGCCTCGCTCACTCAATTCTTCAGCCCCGAGCCGGTGGGATTTTCGGGGGCCATCGCGGCCCGGCCCTTCAAAACCAAGGACGGCAAGCCCGTCGAGGTGAAAAGCGGAGCCGAGCTGGAAGCGCAGCTGGAAAAGTTGAAGCCCGGCCAATTGGCCGTGGTCGATTTCGGCGCCGACTGGTGCGTGCCTTGCGCCGCCTATCGG
Coding sequences within it:
- a CDS encoding thioredoxin domain-containing protein: MGDGLVKKHAVILNGDVEARHTENVERAIRALRREGDYRISVLSTQAPKARVDHYVAAEETKLEELISGLKSRIDDDDLLVVYATGHGQSDGEGCIALPKKSCLPFQKLQAELEKLSYGRRIVVMDNCFSGNGLRLFANSKTSVVTQGSPGETVSCQTFSPFFWSEDVKDADGDGKISVQERYAFALDQGRTASLTQFFSPEPVGFSGAIAARPFKTKDGKPVEVKSGAELEAQLEKLKPGQLAVVDFGADWCVPCAAYRPTFENISRESAGKFLMIRAQGVKGSEDDWTQYGIKEFPTVAFIDSNRKVTPVSQIDDPLDSLLLAAL